The genomic interval AGCCCGGCGCGCTCGAACAGGTCGAGCGTAGCGGTGAGGTCCTCGGTGGAGATGGCGTCGGTCTCCAGGTCGTAGACGTGGGACTGGAGGCCGACGCCGTAGATGTGACCGCCCCGCGCGTTGGTGTCGCGGGCCAGTTCGAGCAGAGCGTCCTGGCGGTCGCCCGGCACGTCAGCCCCGTTCTCGTTGACGAACTGCCGCACGTCAGGGTCGGCGTCGTAGACGGCCCGGGAGACGATCGCCGGGTAGTCGGGCCCGAAGGTCCGGTACCAGATGTTCTCCTGGAGGCTGGTTCCCTGGTCGAGGTCGAACGGCTCGTTGACGACGTCGAGCGAGGCGAGCCGTCCCCTGAAGTGCGTCACCACGGTGGTGACGTAGTCGAGCAGGGCGTCGGCGCTGGCCCGGCGCTCCTCACCGGATGCGGTGGGGAGCTCTTTCATCCAGCGGGGCATGGCTTCGGTGAAGGCGATGGTGTGCCCGTGCACCCTCATGCCCTTGCTCTCGGCCATCGCCAGGAGCGCGTCGGCCTCCTCGAAGGTGTACACGCCCCGCTGCGGGGAGAGGAACTGCGGCTTCATCGCGTTCTCAGGGGTAATGCCACCGAAGTGGCCGACGAACTCCTGCGCGTAGTCCGCGTCCGAGGCGAGCGGACCGAGCGCGACCGCCGCGCCGATCGTGAAGTCCGGACGGGCACGGTCGGCGAGCGCCTGCAGCCCTTGCGCCGACGGCTCGGCCTGCGTGACGGCAGGGCCCGCGGCCCTCAGCGAGGTGCCCTCCGCCGCGGTGGCGGTGAGCGAGCCGACCCGGAAGGAACCCTCATCGCTCGACAACCCCAGCCAGAGCGCTCCCGACGCGAATACCCCGCCGAAAGGCACGGAGGACACGGTGCTCCCGGCGCTGGCGATCTCGAGCGTGTCCCCGGATCGGCGCACCGAGACAGCGGCCTGCGGATCTGGGACGGTCACGTGCTCGTCGTACACCGGTCGGGGGTCGGTCACGTCCTGCTGGGGCGATCCGTCGAAGACGATGACCTCGAGGTCGTCGCCGTTGAGGATGAGCCGCAGACCAGCTGGTTCGATCCGGAACTCGTCGGCGATCACCGGCGGGCTGTCGTAGACGGCCCAGGACGCGTCGGCGGTGACGTCGGTGAAGAGGGCGCTGAGGGAGAAGTCGCCCTCGGTCACCAGGTGCGTGCCGGCCAGGTTGAGCGGCGGGTTCGGCTGACGTCCCCCGTTGTCATGCCCAAGGATGGTCGACGCGGTGGCGCTGACCCGCAACCCGTCGCCGTCGGCCGTCACCCCCGGCACGTGCTGCCAGTCCTGCTGGAGCAGGTCGACGACCTCCTCCTGCGGTTGTTCCGGTGCGGGGGCCTGCGAGGTGCATCCCGCGACGGCGAGCAGAAGGCCTGATACCAGCGCGATCAGCCGGCCCGGATTCTGTGACAAGGGTGCCTGCGCGCCGACCACGCCCGCATCCTAGGGCAGGCCCCTGCACGGTCGTCCTCCCGGGCGTGCTCCAGCCCCCCCGATCAGCCCACTTCCAGGTATCAGCGCAGGTCATCGGTGGCTCTCCTTCCCTGACCAAGGGAGGTCCTATGACCGGTGTGGCCACACATCTGGCGATCGCAGACCTGGTTCTGCAGGCCCGGCGGGCGGGCGGCGAGCCCGTGCTCGCCGACAGCGAACTGCCCTTCTACCGTCTTGGAGCCATCGCCCCGCTGCTGGGCGATTTCCTGCCCACCCGGGCCGAGGCCCCCGACACCGACAACGCCGCCCTGTTTCAGGTGTGGGCGCCGATTCTCGACCTGCTGGCCGGGGTTCCCGGTGCGCCGCCGACCCCCGGCCTGGTCGAGAACCTCCTGAAGATCAAGGACGCCCTGCGCCGCTTCCAGGAGGCGGTCGTCGCGCAGGACAAGTTCGCCCTGCTCGGGATGAAGGACGAACTGCTCGCCCTGTCCGACACGGTCAACGCCCTCACCGCCCAGGTGGCCGGGATCAACGGGTTGCGATCGAGGGTGGTCCGGGCCGTCGCCCAGGCCGCGCCGGTGGTGAAAGACCCTCCCGCGCAGAACTGGCCGCCCCGGCAGGTGCTGAAAGGTCATCGTCCCGGCCGGTTCTGGACCCAACTGAGGCGCCGGTGCGCGGCGTCGCCCGATCCACGCCTGCAGGCGTTCGCCCTCGGCATCCCGGTGGCGATCGCGACCACCCTGGCCGCCAGCTCCTTCGTCAACGGGGTCACCGGCGGCCCGGACCGCAACCACTGGTGGCGCCACCGCTGGATCAGCCAGTACGTGGACGCCTGGGCCTGGGGGTACGTAGCGACCCGCAGTGACCTGCGGGCGGGCGGTGAGGAGATCGTCTTCGAACTCCAGAACCGGCTTCCCAGGCCGCGTTACCGCGCCTGGAAGGACATCGCCGGGGCCGAGCTGCAGGACCTCATCGGGATCGGCGGCATCACCCACACCGCCGTGCTGGACGCCCTGCGCGACGATGTTGCGCTCCCGGCCTTCCTGCCGTCGGAACTGGTGGATGCCTGGGTCGAGGGGTACCGGGACGTGGTGGGCGCGCCGGTGCCCTCGGTCGACGCCGGGGCGCTGCACGGGGCGTACGCCCTGACCTGGCTCACCACCTGGATCGCCAGCTCCGGCCAGCTGCTGGGGACCACCGCGCCCGACCGCATCAACGAGCCCGATGCCTGCGGCGACCGGCCCGCCTGGGCCGCCCCCGACGGCAGCGTCGTGGTCGGCGGAACCCTCTACACCCCGCCGCAGGTCGAGCAGCCCGGCCCGTCGGCCGGGGAGATCGCCAGCGCGATCATCGCCGCCATCCTCGGGCTGGCCGCCTTCGCCACCGGAAACGTCGCGGGCGGGTTCGGTGCGATCGCGGCCGCGGTGCTGCTCATCGACGACGCCACCGATCCGGACTGGCACGCACTGCGCTGCCACGCGGGCTGGCTCCAGGTGTTCGTCGCCCATCTCGACATCGCCTTCCGCGACCTGCTCTCGACCACCGCGCTGGCCCCGCCCTGGGCGGTCCAGCTGGAGCACAACGAGATCCAGTTCGTGGCCACCGGTTCGGTCGAGCCGACCACCGCCGCCCTGAACACCTGCCGAAGCCCTCACCCGGCCGAGGAGGCCTACCCGGCATCGGTCTGGCGCCCGGCTCCCGGGGACTCGAACTGGACCGCCTACCCGAACCAGGCCCCGGAGTCCCCACCGCAGACCTCCTACGCCGAAGGCTCTTGGTGGCCTTCTCATTTCATCGACGGACGACGGTTCACCGACAACGGTCCCACCGCCGTGCCCCGGTACTCCTCCCAGCAGGACAACCCGGTGGCCACCTCACCCACCGGCACCGCGTCCGTCCTCGACCAGAACCTGTGGGACCAGCGGATGGCCGCCGCCGCGAACCTGGCGCCGTTCGGCTTCGCCGGGTTCGGCAACGCCCTCGACGTCGCCCTGACGTTGCAGTCCCGTCCCGATGAGCCCCTGCCCGACTGGGACCTGGACGCCGATCGCGGCCAGGGCTGGCCGGCCTGGTCCCACGTCCCCGGCGCCGGTCCCGGCGTCGTCACCCGCGACTGAGAGGCACCACGATGAACGAGGACGATCAGCACGGCGAGGGCCGTCCCCCGACCTACACCCCGTGGCTCGTGGTGAGGGCCTTCGCCGCCGACGACGGCAGCCGCCCGCTGCCCGGGGGCCTGCCCTTCTGGGCGTCCCCCGACATCGCGGCCCAGCCGGCCGACGCCTGGGGACGGGTGAGGGCCGGCGATCCGGTGGTCGTCTCGGTGACGGTGCAGAACCTCGGGCTGGCCCCGGCCAGTGGGGTACGCGCCCGGTTCTGGTGGTGCGATCCGGGCCTGGGTTCGATCTCCCCGTCCACCGCGACCGTGATCGGCACCTCCGACCGGGTCAGCATCCCGGGCGGGCTGTCCGACGTGCTGGCCTGCACGACGGCCTGGGTGCCACAGTTCCTCAACGGCGGACACGAGTGCCTGGTGGTCGAGGTCTCCTGTGCCGCAGACCCTCTCACCACGTCGTTCCGCCCCGACCGGGACCGCCACGTGGGCCAGCGCAACGTCACCGTCGTGGCGGCGGACGGGCAGGCACCGCCCCTGCGCGTGCTGCTGGCCAATCCCTTCCCCGAGCGGGCCCTGGCCACCCTCCACGTCCGCTCCCGCGAGGTGTTCGGGGCGGCCGCACTGCTGAAGGTCCCGCTGCACGTCTCCCCCGTCGATGCCCTGATGAACCTGGACGACCCGGTGGTCAGTTCGGTCACCGCGGGCCTGGGACTCGAGACCCCGTCGGTGCCGGGGGACGCGGTCGTGCGGGTGGGTGGGGTCGAGCCCGTCGAGGTAGGGACGCGGGCGCTGGACGAGGAGGCCGCCGCGGCGCTGCGGCAGCGCGCGGGCGAGTACGACTTCGGGTTCGCGGTCGCCGAGACGGTGCTGGAGGGTGGGGCCGCCGCCGTGGTCGAGCTCGAGGTGACCCGGCTGGGCACCGCGGACTCGGCCGTCGTGCACCACCTCACCCAGGTGGTCGACGGGGTCGACGTCGGCGGGTACACGGTGGTGGCACCCCCACTGTGAGTGCGGCCTGAGCACGGCGGTAGCTGTCGCCGACGTTGAAGCGACCGTGTTACAGCAGCATTTCGTCGTCGCTGAGGGTCACGACCGTTCGTGATTCGCGCCGCACCGGGCGTCAGATCCGCCGTTCGGCGACGCGAGGTGACATATTCGCGCAATGGCAATCTCGACGCAGGCGCAGACCAGTGCCCGGCACTCCTCGCTCGACGATGTCGATCCCTTCATCGGGACGGAATCCACCGACCTGCCGACCCCCCGCGGCCTGGCGGCGACCTGGTGGTGGCCCAAGCCGCAGGTGGGCAACACGCATCCGGGAGCCACCTCGCCGCTGGGCATGGTCTCGGCCTGTGCCTATTCCGGGGCCTACCCGACCGGGTACGGACGGTACGGGAAGAACA from Kineosporia sp. NBRC 101731 carries:
- a CDS encoding endo-1,4-beta-xylanase, whose translation is MVGAQAPLSQNPGRLIALVSGLLLAVAGCTSQAPAPEQPQEEVVDLLQQDWQHVPGVTADGDGLRVSATASTILGHDNGGRQPNPPLNLAGTHLVTEGDFSLSALFTDVTADASWAVYDSPPVIADEFRIEPAGLRLILNGDDLEVIVFDGSPQQDVTDPRPVYDEHVTVPDPQAAVSVRRSGDTLEIASAGSTVSSVPFGGVFASGALWLGLSSDEGSFRVGSLTATAAEGTSLRAAGPAVTQAEPSAQGLQALADRARPDFTIGAAVALGPLASDADYAQEFVGHFGGITPENAMKPQFLSPQRGVYTFEEADALLAMAESKGMRVHGHTIAFTEAMPRWMKELPTASGEERRASADALLDYVTTVVTHFRGRLASLDVVNEPFDLDQGTSLQENIWYRTFGPDYPAIVSRAVYDADPDVRQFVNENGADVPGDRQDALLELARDTNARGGHIYGVGLQSHVYDLETDAISTEDLTATLDLFERAGLHVRISENDVTDDRGTDAQAEQYAAVLATCLRSPTCVSYTTWGVDDRYDWWIDDDGGLQQGHDYLFDEGHPTPAHEAMVRALTSAQ